ACGCGTTCTACAACCACTGCACGGGCGACGGCTCGAACGTCGTCATCAAGGTGGAGGTGGCGATGGCCCCCGATTACGAGCGCTGTGTGGGCCCGGGCCGGAGCTGGCTGGGTTCGGCGAGCAAGATCCAGGGCGCGCACTACACCGGACGCACCTGCTGATTTCCGTACGGGCATGACAGCGGGCCGGGAGAGCATGCCTCCCGGCCCGCTGTCATGCCCGGCGCCGCCAGGGCCTCTCGGCCCGCTCCAGTCGCACCGCGCACACCTTGAACTCCGGCATCCGGGACACCGGGTCAAGTGCCGGATTCGTGAGGGAGTTGGCCCGTCCCTCGCCCGGCCAGTGGAACGGCATGAAGACGGTGTCGGAGCGGATCGTGCTCGTGATGCGCGCCGGGGCGACGGCCTTGCCGCGCCGTGAGACGACGGTCACCGGCTCGCCCTCCTCGACCTCCAGTCGCGCGGCG
This Streptomyces sp. NBC_01283 DNA region includes the following protein-coding sequences:
- a CDS encoding DUF6355 family natural product biosynthesis protein, which gives rise to MSLRRSLPVLVGAVALTLGLPVAADASAHAPAAVMNPCGFYETGSDAFYNHCTGDGSNVVIKVEVAMAPDYERCVGPGRSWLGSASKIQGAHYTGRTC